The following are from one region of the Thermoproteus uzoniensis 768-20 genome:
- a CDS encoding KEOPS complex subunit Pcc1 produces the protein MTVEISTDLPCAAALVMAPDDVEMPEGFSIRHICRDNRYVVVIGGNNVLTLKNTVDDILRCLKVVDALWRELADR, from the coding sequence GTGACGGTAGAGATCTCTACAGATCTGCCCTGCGCCGCCGCCTTAGTGATGGCGCCAGACGACGTCGAGATGCCCGAGGGCTTCAGCATTAGGCATATCTGCCGCGACAATAGATACGTCGTAGTGATCGGCGGCAACAACGTGCTGACTCTTAAAAACACCGTGGACGATATATTACGGTGCTTGAAAGTCGTCGACGCGCTGTGGCGCGAGCTGGCGGATCGCTAA
- a CDS encoding indolepyruvate oxidoreductase subunit beta gives MVTSVVIVGVGGQGVMTLARWLGRAAMAAGYDVKIAEVHGLSQRGGSVEVHVRLGDRVYGPVVSEGDADYVVAMEALEALRAFRYIGGNTVLVVNKRVIQIPGRYLDPEQVYKALQTYKNLRLVPAFDIAMKIGDPIYENSVLLGYLAKLLGVDERVDWLDERNRRAFDEGRRLASGDLQPSASSMAS, from the coding sequence ATGGTCACAAGCGTAGTAATTGTAGGGGTAGGAGGCCAGGGAGTCATGACGCTGGCCAGATGGCTGGGCAGAGCGGCAATGGCGGCGGGCTACGACGTCAAGATTGCGGAGGTCCACGGCTTAAGCCAACGCGGAGGCTCTGTAGAGGTCCACGTAAGGCTCGGCGATAGGGTATACGGGCCGGTGGTGTCCGAGGGAGATGCCGACTACGTGGTGGCCATGGAGGCCCTAGAGGCGTTGAGGGCGTTTAGGTACATAGGAGGAAACACCGTATTAGTAGTGAACAAGCGGGTTATCCAGATACCCGGCAGATACCTCGACCCCGAGCAGGTCTACAAAGCGCTACAGACCTACAAGAACTTGCGGCTAGTGCCGGCGTTCGATATAGCGATGAAAATAGGCGACCCGATATACGAGAACTCGGTGTTGCTCGGATACTTAGCCAAGCTACTGGGCGTAGACGAGCGCGTGGACTGGCTAGACGAGAGGAACCGTAGGGCGTTCGACGAGGGCCGGAGGCTGGCCTCCGGCGATCTTCAGCCAAGCGCCTCGTCGATGGCCTCGTAG
- a CDS encoding CDGSH iron-sulfur domain-containing protein, translating to MAKVVIHSIADGPNEVLVDGRPVAYLCRCGGSSRKPYCDGTHKRAGFKAPEAYVNVLE from the coding sequence ATGGCCAAGGTGGTCATACACTCTATAGCCGACGGCCCCAACGAGGTGTTGGTCGACGGGAGGCCGGTGGCTTACTTGTGCCGTTGCGGCGGCTCATCCAGGAAGCCGTACTGCGACGGCACCCACAAGAGGGCCGGCTTTAAGGCGCCTGAGGCCTACGTCAACGTCCTAGAATAG
- a CDS encoding 30S ribosomal protein S3ae: MAERQQAVAQQEKVVVSKRDVWASKKWYTAYAPVYLGGAAVAEVPASEPQKLLGRTLEISYFEITKDISHLPIKIRLQINKVDGDNAYTRFKGLELSRDYIRSLVRRGTSKSVAYVDVTTKDGWRLRLTVLGITSASVSTSRKSAIRKAFASLLAQKAPALDIGSLLKEVLEGTLAAELFVAAKKVYPMRKVEIAKIKVLAFPKGEEIAELKELPAQQIEQ, from the coding sequence GTGGCCGAGAGGCAACAAGCGGTGGCGCAACAGGAGAAGGTAGTGGTGTCTAAGCGCGATGTGTGGGCGTCGAAGAAGTGGTATACTGCATATGCTCCTGTTTATCTAGGCGGAGCGGCGGTGGCCGAGGTGCCTGCGTCGGAGCCGCAGAAGTTGCTCGGAAGGACGCTGGAGATCTCCTACTTCGAGATAACCAAGGACATATCCCACCTCCCGATAAAGATAAGGCTCCAGATAAACAAGGTCGACGGAGATAACGCATATACGCGCTTCAAGGGCCTCGAGCTGTCTAGAGACTACATAAGGTCTTTAGTAAGGCGCGGCACCAGCAAATCCGTAGCCTATGTGGACGTTACGACGAAAGACGGCTGGAGGTTGCGCCTGACCGTGCTGGGGATAACCTCGGCGTCTGTATCTACCAGCAGGAAATCGGCGATAAGGAAGGCCTTCGCGTCTTTGCTGGCCCAGAAGGCGCCGGCGTTAGATATAGGTTCTCTGTTGAAGGAGGTGCTCGAGGGCACGCTGGCTGCGGAGCTCTTCGTTGCCGCCAAGAAGGTGTACCCGATGAGGAAGGTGGAGATAGCGAAGATAAAGGTCCTCGCATTCCCCAAGGGCGAGGAGATCGCCGAGCTCAAGGAATTGCCGGCCCAACAGATAGAGCAGTAA
- a CDS encoding UDP-N-acetylglucosamine--dolichyl-phosphate N-acetylglucosaminephosphotransferase, producing the protein MLQIVAIAAAFAAGVALGPAWLRYQSARGLVSLDVYKGRQGVPKAGGLIAMIAGIVGLSILSLFDFRLWYVVALAGVVGLVGLLDDVYDVNELVRVAVPLLAAVALYFAVRLRMTLPFMGTFYSPAWLAVLAIPIMTNAYNMLDPVNGFLPLSNAIIGASLAAGALLRGNVEASYAFAVHVAASLALFVYNRYPARAFNGNVGSYFLGAEIATLAALYNMVPQLVFASMPYIVNGVLIIFSARGIRGRNKIGRPTVLVDGKVVQNCDSNILSLVRLLVGDGALGEYEIFKRLVLLTAITSLASVAI; encoded by the coding sequence ATGCTACAGATAGTCGCGATAGCCGCCGCCTTCGCGGCAGGAGTGGCTCTGGGGCCGGCGTGGTTGCGCTACCAGAGCGCCAGAGGTTTGGTGTCGCTCGACGTCTACAAGGGCAGGCAGGGCGTGCCTAAGGCGGGAGGGCTTATTGCTATGATCGCCGGTATTGTGGGCCTCTCCATCCTGTCCCTCTTCGACTTTAGGCTGTGGTACGTCGTCGCGTTGGCCGGCGTTGTGGGGCTAGTCGGGTTGCTCGACGACGTGTACGACGTGAACGAGCTCGTGAGGGTCGCAGTCCCCCTTCTAGCGGCCGTGGCCCTCTACTTCGCCGTGAGGCTACGCATGACGTTGCCCTTCATGGGCACCTTCTACAGCCCTGCCTGGCTGGCGGTGCTCGCAATCCCCATAATGACGAACGCGTATAACATGTTGGACCCCGTCAACGGATTCCTGCCGCTGTCCAACGCCATAATCGGCGCGTCTCTGGCCGCGGGCGCGCTCCTCAGAGGGAACGTCGAGGCCTCCTACGCCTTCGCCGTGCACGTGGCGGCTTCCCTAGCGCTCTTCGTCTACAACCGCTATCCAGCGAGGGCCTTCAACGGCAATGTGGGTAGCTACTTCCTAGGCGCCGAGATCGCCACGTTGGCGGCCCTCTACAACATGGTGCCCCAGCTCGTCTTCGCGTCTATGCCTTATATAGTCAACGGCGTCCTCATTATATTCTCGGCGCGCGGCATCAGGGGCAGAAACAAAATAGGCCGGCCCACCGTTCTGGTCGACGGAAAGGTCGTGCAAAACTGCGACTCGAATATTCTGAGCCTGGTGCGCCTCCTGGTTGGGGACGGCGCCTTGGGCGAGTACGAGATATTTAAGCGCCTAGTCCTCCTCACGGCCATAACGTCGTTGGCCTCGGTGGCTATATGA
- a CDS encoding AAA family ATPase: MEVDALIQDIAKVRQYLDKYFFKFSDEITGALIAMLSRENYIMIGPPGTAKTMLVASLSKLLKARWFYRLLTKFTELEEIIGPIDVVELLKGNVKRIYANSIVEADVALLDEIFNASSAILNTLLTILNERAIFDGGAVVPVRTWTVFGASNRVPDEEELQALYDRFPLRAFTKYASPEETEDLLRSGLALRQEFDQMSHLMTMDDIKGLNEYVNKMVYENRDVLVKHVSPLIAAYLDHVVISNRTRVKVPIYVMAYLTILGIRPSDLDASSIRAGTIKVLKYLVHDKEDLSEYEAFVASHMPGNLSTLYDMINEIKALIANNAITIAREKLREAEELLDKAYADPTLYKFFMTEMSEIRDALSMLRSQL, translated from the coding sequence GTGGAGGTGGATGCGCTGATTCAAGACATCGCGAAGGTCCGTCAGTATCTGGATAAGTACTTCTTCAAGTTCTCGGACGAAATAACGGGGGCCTTGATAGCTATGCTCAGCCGCGAGAACTACATAATGATAGGCCCCCCAGGCACCGCCAAGACCATGTTGGTGGCGTCGCTCTCTAAGCTCCTCAAGGCGCGGTGGTTCTACCGCCTCCTGACAAAGTTCACCGAGCTGGAGGAGATCATAGGGCCTATAGACGTGGTGGAGTTGCTCAAGGGAAATGTGAAGAGGATCTACGCGAACTCCATAGTGGAGGCCGACGTGGCTCTGCTGGACGAGATATTCAACGCCTCCAGCGCCATACTCAACACGCTTCTGACGATACTGAACGAGAGGGCTATCTTCGACGGCGGGGCCGTGGTGCCGGTGAGGACGTGGACAGTCTTCGGGGCCTCCAACAGAGTGCCCGACGAGGAGGAGCTACAAGCCCTCTACGACCGCTTCCCGCTAAGGGCCTTCACCAAGTACGCCTCGCCTGAAGAGACCGAGGATCTGCTCAGATCCGGGCTGGCCCTTCGGCAGGAGTTCGACCAGATGTCGCACTTGATGACCATGGACGACATCAAGGGCCTCAACGAGTACGTGAACAAGATGGTCTACGAGAATAGAGACGTGTTGGTGAAGCACGTATCCCCGCTGATTGCGGCCTATCTAGACCACGTGGTGATATCTAACCGCACCAGGGTCAAGGTTCCCATATACGTTATGGCGTACCTAACTATTCTCGGCATAAGGCCCAGCGACTTGGACGCGTCGAGCATAAGGGCGGGCACTATAAAGGTGTTGAAGTACCTGGTTCACGACAAGGAGGATCTAAGCGAGTACGAGGCGTTCGTGGCGTCCCACATGCCGGGGAATCTGTCCACCCTCTACGACATGATAAACGAGATAAAGGCCTTGATAGCGAACAACGCGATAACTATAGCGCGCGAGAAGTTGAGGGAGGCCGAGGAGCTGTTGGACAAGGCGTATGCGGACCCCACGCTCTATAAGTTCTTCATGACCGAGATGTCGGAAATAAGGGATGCCCTAAGCATGTTGAGGAGCCAGCTTTAA
- a CDS encoding 30S ribosomal protein S15, giving the protein MPHRSRHKKGRSSSTRPPHPTAPSWIQYTPEEVEQLVLELYRRGFPPSQIGVILRDQYGIPLVKVITGKKIVKILEEHGVRMEMPEDLLNLIKKALRIRRHLEEHPKDMGSRRGLQLVESKIHRLVKYYKRTGRLPADFEYSPERLSHLAT; this is encoded by the coding sequence GTGCCTCACCGTAGTAGGCATAAGAAGGGCAGATCGTCGTCGACGAGGCCGCCGCACCCCACCGCCCCCAGCTGGATCCAGTACACGCCTGAGGAGGTAGAGCAGCTGGTGCTAGAGCTCTACAGAAGGGGATTTCCGCCGTCTCAGATCGGCGTGATCTTAAGGGATCAATACGGGATACCCCTAGTCAAGGTCATAACTGGGAAGAAGATCGTCAAAATATTGGAAGAGCACGGCGTGCGGATGGAGATGCCCGAGGACTTGCTTAATCTAATCAAGAAGGCCTTGAGGATACGGAGGCATCTAGAGGAGCATCCTAAGGACATGGGTTCCAGAAGAGGGCTACAGCTCGTCGAGTCGAAGATACACAGACTGGTGAAGTACTACAAGAGGACTGGGCGGTTGCCCGCCGACTTCGAATACTCGCCGGAGAGGCTGTCGCACCTAGCCACGTGA
- a CDS encoding SAM-dependent methyltransferase yields MGEPSPWPWDLPLVNLYGDIVLTYMYYDVPFVPTPEVVVRRMLQLARVRPGEVLYDLGSGDGRIVIMAAKEFGAYAYGIEIRKDLYEQSTAKIRDLGLEGRARIINTNFFDADISDADVVTMYLLTSVNERLKPKLEKELRPGTRVVSHDFEVSGWRPVVVEEVYEEWRSHKIYLYKIPGKEVPIPSGKTAPLEDPFTRQVMALVDGNNSIEDIAVKLNTTPREIRNALRKLIDAGLVEGIKTIR; encoded by the coding sequence ATGGGCGAGCCGTCTCCATGGCCTTGGGATCTCCCGTTAGTAAATTTATATGGGGATATTGTCCTGACCTATATGTACTACGACGTCCCGTTTGTGCCGACGCCTGAGGTCGTCGTCAGGCGCATGTTGCAGTTGGCCAGAGTAAGGCCCGGCGAGGTCCTCTACGACCTCGGCAGCGGCGACGGCAGAATAGTGATAATGGCCGCCAAGGAGTTCGGGGCATACGCCTACGGCATAGAGATACGTAAGGATCTCTACGAACAGAGCACGGCAAAGATTAGGGATCTGGGCTTGGAGGGGCGGGCCAGGATAATAAATACTAACTTCTTCGACGCCGATATCTCGGACGCCGACGTCGTCACGATGTATCTGCTCACCTCGGTCAACGAGCGGCTGAAGCCGAAGCTTGAGAAGGAGCTGAGGCCGGGGACCAGAGTCGTCAGCCACGACTTCGAGGTATCCGGGTGGAGGCCTGTAGTCGTCGAGGAGGTGTACGAGGAGTGGCGCTCCCACAAGATATACCTCTACAAGATTCCGGGCAAGGAGGTCCCGATACCCTCGGGCAAGACCGCCCCACTGGAGGATCCGTTCACCAGGCAAGTCATGGCTTTGGTCGACGGAAACAACTCCATAGAGGACATAGCCGTGAAGCTGAACACAACGCCGCGCGAGATCAGAAACGCGTTGAGGAAGCTTATAGACGCCGGCCTTGTCGAGGGGATAAAGACCATTAGATGA
- a CDS encoding vWA domain-containing protein — translation MGALLNVDYSDELTRLRVQEIIRYIQRLGLPVKLNKIPMEYIADSFYTHYRVPILSAAPKDENEALWYVFLKSYISSDLYQEISKLSKYNYSISRSASVKLLRAYNSLLSRIERGTVQGMKEGDEKNVQRLMNNQSLRQEISNLLRFYMGNVKNLDKIRKSISKILGDDVGKEVADLLFDVDIDPYRARLAKILESLVKILAKVDPYVEEGAVFERAGVPSGIRSIRSFSDLRKVTNLSKAIYRASPTLFAYKLATRSLSVKDVSLDTREKIYMLVDKSGSMFYSVYDGFAMDMTQKITWATALAVALMRHSRKVILRFFDQMVYPQLTNIKDVIKALLRVLPLGGTDITSAVHTAVMDSKNAGLRSYKLVIITDGEDDFVNPEVLRQAKTAFRDVKALLIGGSNSVIESEIPTIRIDSTDIESLKYILKNI, via the coding sequence GTGGGCGCCCTGCTCAACGTAGACTACTCAGACGAGCTGACGAGGCTCAGAGTCCAAGAAATAATACGCTATATCCAACGGCTGGGGCTCCCCGTAAAGCTGAATAAGATACCGATGGAGTACATCGCCGACTCTTTCTACACCCACTACCGCGTCCCCATACTCTCCGCGGCTCCTAAAGACGAAAACGAGGCGTTGTGGTACGTATTCCTCAAATCCTATATCTCTTCGGATCTATATCAGGAGATTAGCAAGCTCAGTAAATACAACTATTCGATTTCCAGATCGGCGTCGGTCAAACTGCTTAGGGCGTACAACAGCTTGCTCTCGCGCATAGAGCGCGGCACCGTGCAGGGCATGAAGGAAGGCGATGAGAAAAACGTACAGAGGTTAATGAACAACCAGTCTCTGAGGCAGGAAATAAGCAATCTATTGAGGTTCTATATGGGCAATGTAAAGAATTTAGACAAGATAAGGAAATCGATTTCGAAAATTCTCGGCGACGATGTAGGGAAGGAGGTTGCAGATCTCCTATTCGATGTCGACATCGATCCGTACAGGGCCAGGCTGGCCAAGATCTTGGAGTCTTTGGTCAAGATATTGGCCAAGGTGGATCCCTACGTCGAGGAGGGGGCGGTCTTCGAGCGGGCCGGCGTGCCGTCAGGCATTAGGAGCATCAGGAGCTTCTCGGATCTACGTAAAGTGACTAACTTAAGCAAGGCCATCTACAGAGCATCGCCGACGTTATTCGCCTACAAGCTGGCCACCAGGTCGCTTTCGGTGAAGGACGTCTCGCTCGACACAAGGGAGAAGATCTACATGCTGGTGGACAAATCGGGCTCTATGTTCTACTCGGTCTACGACGGGTTCGCCATGGACATGACGCAGAAGATAACGTGGGCCACCGCGCTGGCCGTCGCGTTGATGAGACACAGCAGGAAGGTCATACTGAGATTTTTCGACCAGATGGTGTACCCCCAGTTGACAAATATTAAGGACGTGATCAAGGCGTTGCTCAGAGTCCTGCCGCTGGGCGGCACCGACATAACATCGGCGGTCCACACCGCCGTCATGGACTCCAAGAACGCAGGGCTTCGGAGCTATAAGCTGGTCATAATCACAGATGGAGAAGACGACTTCGTAAACCCCGAGGTGTTGAGGCAGGCGAAGACGGCTTTTAGAGATGTCAAGGCGCTTTTGATAGGAGGCTCCAACTCGGTGATAGAGTCCGAAATACCGACCATAAGGATTGACTCGACAGATATAGAATCTCTTAAATATATATTGAAAAATATATAA
- a CDS encoding CBS domain-containing protein, translating into MKVKEILRRPPVTIPVTATVEQAAEAMANNNVGLLVIVDPKEPKKPIGVISERDIIRTIAGKAPLTVTVDKAGTMGNFIWIREDETIYRAAYLMRKHHIRHLVVLDDKGELVGVLSIRDLIAEDRIIESLSADRRPSTKE; encoded by the coding sequence ATGAAGGTTAAGGAAATATTGCGCAGACCGCCGGTCACTATACCGGTAACGGCCACGGTCGAGCAGGCGGCCGAGGCTATGGCCAACAACAACGTCGGCCTTCTCGTGATAGTCGACCCGAAAGAGCCCAAGAAGCCTATCGGCGTTATCAGCGAGAGGGACATAATCAGGACCATAGCCGGCAAGGCCCCGTTGACTGTCACAGTGGACAAGGCAGGCACTATGGGGAACTTCATCTGGATAAGAGAAGACGAGACGATATACAGAGCCGCTTATCTCATGAGGAAGCACCACATAAGACATCTGGTAGTCCTCGACGACAAGGGCGAGCTCGTCGGCGTGTTGTCCATCAGGGACCTCATAGCCGAGGACAGGATAATCGAGAGCCTATCAGCCGACAGGAGGCCGTCGACAAAGGAATAA
- a CDS encoding HAD hydrolase family protein, with translation MKCKALVADIDGTLTLSRDTYELSLEALAALRRLRNLGVRVALATANGLDYALSIARYLGVNAVIAENGCIVALEGEIHELCVAFPRQEVVDVVLSTGLVRESEQNRCRKYDLAFYPVADPAAALSAIRSRLGNSYRVEYSGYAIHVRPQGVDKGTGLAFLCRAWGLPCSLVAVVGDSEVDAPMLRLGWGIAVGNADEEAKNAARITVEGPSGLGFAEAVDIIIDGIACSD, from the coding sequence ATGAAATGCAAGGCGTTAGTCGCCGATATAGACGGCACTCTGACCCTCTCTAGAGACACCTACGAGCTCTCCCTCGAGGCGCTTGCGGCCCTCAGAAGGCTAAGGAATCTGGGCGTGCGGGTGGCGTTGGCCACCGCCAACGGCCTCGACTACGCGCTATCCATAGCGCGCTATCTGGGAGTCAACGCCGTGATAGCGGAGAACGGCTGTATAGTGGCTCTCGAGGGGGAGATCCATGAGCTATGTGTGGCTTTTCCGCGCCAGGAGGTTGTGGACGTAGTATTATCTACCGGCCTCGTGAGGGAGAGCGAGCAGAATAGGTGCAGGAAGTACGACCTAGCGTTTTATCCAGTAGCCGATCCGGCCGCCGCGCTGTCGGCTATAAGATCGCGGTTGGGCAATTCCTATAGGGTGGAGTACAGCGGCTATGCGATACACGTGAGGCCTCAAGGCGTCGATAAGGGCACAGGCCTGGCGTTTTTATGCAGGGCGTGGGGCCTTCCGTGTAGCTTGGTGGCGGTCGTAGGCGACAGCGAAGTTGACGCCCCTATGTTGAGGCTTGGGTGGGGAATAGCCGTGGGCAATGCCGATGAGGAGGCTAAAAACGCCGCGCGGATCACCGTCGAAGGCCCCAGCGGCCTCGGCTTCGCGGAGGCCGTGGATATAATCATAGATGGGATTGCTTGTTCAGACTAA
- a CDS encoding ArsR/SmtB family transcription factor, translating to MLFVLLGTRGGPARLKILARLKERPMNAHQLSKELDMDYKTARHHLEVLEKNGLVERLGEGYGAVYALSEPLQRNWDLIVEAAKYLGYDTLDH from the coding sequence TTGCTGTTCGTATTGCTAGGCACGCGCGGGGGTCCGGCGCGTCTCAAGATACTCGCGCGGCTGAAGGAAAGGCCCATGAACGCCCACCAGCTCTCGAAGGAGCTGGATATGGACTACAAGACGGCGCGCCACCACCTAGAGGTCTTGGAGAAGAACGGGCTCGTGGAGAGGCTGGGCGAGGGGTACGGCGCTGTCTACGCGCTGTCGGAGCCGCTCCAGAGAAACTGGGACTTAATAGTAGAGGCGGCCAAGTATCTGGGCTATGATACCCTGGATCATTGA
- a CDS encoding KH domain-containing protein, whose amino-acid sequence MSEYLRGVVQVPIEPKFLHNARRWAEAVTGRYRAEIRIDTALSYIVIKPAEGITVDELLKLRDMAEAIALGFPPEEALKLENEGYRLEYIDLKEHVGRQHMSRVKARIIGEGGRAKTTIESLAGVKIVVGDRYVGILGKAEAVEVAREALLMLIGGKKHGTIYKYIQRAVRDLT is encoded by the coding sequence ATGAGCGAGTACCTACGCGGAGTTGTGCAGGTCCCGATAGAGCCTAAGTTTCTGCACAACGCAAGGAGGTGGGCCGAGGCGGTAACTGGCAGATATAGGGCAGAGATCCGCATCGATACGGCCCTCTCGTACATAGTCATAAAGCCGGCGGAGGGCATAACAGTCGACGAGCTCCTTAAGTTGCGCGATATGGCTGAGGCGATAGCGTTGGGTTTCCCACCCGAGGAGGCGCTTAAGCTGGAGAACGAGGGGTACCGTCTTGAGTACATAGACCTCAAGGAGCACGTAGGGCGTCAGCATATGTCTCGGGTCAAGGCCAGGATTATCGGCGAGGGCGGCAGAGCCAAGACGACTATAGAGTCGCTGGCGGGCGTCAAGATAGTCGTGGGGGACAGGTACGTCGGTATTTTAGGCAAGGCGGAGGCGGTAGAAGTAGCGAGGGAAGCGCTACTGATGCTTATAGGGGGTAAGAAACACGGAACTATCTATAAATATATCCAGAGAGCCGTTAGAGATCTTACCTAA
- a CDS encoding deoxyhypusine synthase, with product MKEVIDVYRKIGGFQALHVVEAADILKEAVRNADLRFFSFTANLVATGLREIIADAIRRGLFNVVVTTAGALDHDIAKAEGARYVPASFDLDDVDLADKGYHRLGNLVLRRDEYGPYVERFVFRALDSLEKDRVGTFELAEHFGKLMPESSILGAAARAGVKVFVPGIVDGAVGTAILTYNDVQRVKRGGRRIVVDVLRDEEELRDLVASAKSLAALIVGGGISKHHVIWWAQFKGGLDYVVYITTATEYDGSLSGARPREAITWGKVKRNAKSVHIMADATLVLPILLGYL from the coding sequence ATGAAAGAAGTCATAGACGTCTATAGAAAGATCGGCGGATTCCAAGCCCTCCATGTAGTGGAGGCCGCCGATATTCTTAAGGAGGCAGTAAGGAACGCAGATCTGCGCTTCTTCTCATTCACAGCGAACTTGGTGGCGACAGGTCTTAGGGAGATTATCGCCGACGCGATCCGGAGGGGGCTCTTCAACGTAGTGGTGACCACAGCTGGAGCGCTCGACCACGATATAGCCAAGGCTGAAGGCGCTAGGTACGTGCCGGCGTCCTTCGACCTAGACGACGTAGATCTAGCCGACAAGGGCTATCACAGATTGGGCAATCTGGTGCTTAGGAGGGATGAGTACGGCCCTTATGTCGAGCGTTTCGTATTCAGGGCGTTGGATTCGTTGGAGAAAGATAGGGTAGGCACCTTCGAGCTGGCCGAGCATTTCGGCAAGTTGATGCCCGAGAGCTCCATCCTCGGAGCCGCGGCTAGAGCCGGCGTCAAGGTGTTTGTGCCGGGCATAGTGGACGGAGCCGTCGGCACGGCTATATTGACCTACAACGACGTGCAGAGGGTGAAGAGGGGCGGCAGACGTATAGTAGTCGACGTGTTGAGGGACGAGGAGGAGCTGAGGGATCTCGTGGCGTCCGCCAAAAGCCTAGCGGCGCTCATCGTGGGGGGCGGCATATCTAAACACCACGTGATCTGGTGGGCGCAATTCAAGGGCGGGCTGGACTACGTAGTGTACATAACTACGGCCACGGAGTACGACGGCTCCTTGAGCGGCGCGAGGCCTAGAGAGGCCATAACCTGGGGCAAAGTTAAACGCAACGCGAAGTCGGTCCACATAATGGCGGACGCCACGTTGGTCCTCCCGATACTCCTAGGTTACTTATAA
- a CDS encoding serine protein kinase RIO: MLVSSADDIDVERESRTEKDHEYFETLDEVFNAYTWRSLFSLMNKGVVDQILGPLSQGKEARVILAKDRKGVYIALKIYYTTTSTFIKSRYKYIMGDPRFKNKKIKKDIIDIVEAWSRKEFGNLSAAYRAGVKAPRPIAVERNVLAMEFIGEGNRPAPTLNDLGVDGLDDPDEVFWEILRNVERTYVLAKLVHADLSEFNILYHNGDIRIIDWGSAVKREHPLAFGYLARDLDNVFRFFGVGLEGRRVARLIAERAGEPYEEDEDGWLVVKGKRLYEAIDEALG; encoded by the coding sequence ATGCTTGTGTCGTCTGCCGACGATATAGACGTAGAGAGGGAAAGTAGGACTGAGAAAGATCACGAATATTTCGAGACTCTAGACGAGGTTTTTAACGCCTATACTTGGCGGTCTTTGTTCTCGTTGATGAACAAAGGCGTGGTGGATCAAATCTTAGGCCCTCTATCGCAGGGTAAAGAGGCTCGCGTGATCCTCGCAAAAGATAGGAAGGGGGTCTATATTGCTTTAAAGATATATTACACAACTACTTCGACATTCATAAAATCAAGATATAAATATATAATGGGAGATCCAAGATTTAAAAATAAAAAAATAAAAAAAGATATAATAGATATAGTCGAGGCGTGGAGCCGTAAAGAGTTCGGGAACCTCTCGGCGGCATATAGGGCAGGCGTCAAGGCGCCTAGGCCGATCGCGGTGGAGCGGAATGTCCTGGCCATGGAGTTTATAGGCGAGGGCAATCGGCCGGCGCCTACGTTGAACGATTTAGGCGTCGACGGCCTTGACGACCCCGACGAGGTCTTCTGGGAGATTTTAAGGAACGTGGAGAGGACCTACGTCTTGGCTAAACTGGTGCATGCAGATCTCAGCGAGTTCAATATCCTCTACCACAACGGCGATATAAGGATAATAGACTGGGGCTCTGCGGTCAAGCGGGAGCACCCGCTGGCGTTCGGGTATCTGGCGCGGGATCTCGACAACGTGTTCAGATTCTTCGGCGTAGGGCTGGAGGGGCGGCGGGTGGCGAGACTCATAGCGGAGAGGGCCGGCGAGCCCTACGAGGAGGACGAAGACGGCTGGCTGGTGGTGAAAGGCAAGAGGCTCTACGAGGCCATCGACGAGGCGCTTGGCTGA
- a CDS encoding Rab family GTPase yields MKRVVWAVLGVGGVGKTTYIYRLLGLSLRPRVTLRPGIYRYYYGDYEMDVIDVPGQLAREVALNFSRMWSFYVDLLAYMYDVTDPSSLRAIADIHSALLDAGLKPFRKVILIGNKRDLAEEIGTLIEGDEMAQAIGAGKIYYISALKDPPNELIRPILENL; encoded by the coding sequence GTGAAGCGAGTGGTATGGGCTGTCCTCGGCGTTGGAGGCGTCGGCAAGACCACCTACATATATAGGCTTTTGGGCCTCTCCTTGAGGCCCCGAGTGACTTTGAGGCCGGGCATATACAGATACTACTACGGCGACTACGAGATGGACGTCATAGACGTGCCGGGCCAGCTGGCGCGCGAAGTCGCTCTGAACTTCAGCAGAATGTGGTCGTTCTACGTCGACCTCCTGGCATATATGTACGACGTGACCGACCCCTCCTCGTTGAGGGCCATAGCGGACATACACAGCGCGTTGCTCGACGCAGGCCTTAAGCCGTTTCGGAAAGTCATACTTATAGGCAATAAGAGGGATCTTGCTGAAGAGATCGGCACGCTTATAGAGGGCGACGAAATGGCCCAAGCCATAGGGGCCGGCAAGATCTACTACATATCGGCCCTCAAGGATCCGCCTAACGAGTTGATAAGGCCTATCCTCGAAAACTTATAA